The genomic region CTGAGCTAAATTTTCAAGTTCTAAATCTGTAAAGTGACGTCGTGGATTATTGGGATTACGTGAAATAAGTTCAATAGATACCAACCGCTCAGAAACGATAGAATCCATATTTGACTTCATTGTGAATCTTGCAGAATTTAATAGATGTGCAGGATCATTATTTAAACTGACATCTCCGATTAATGCTGCCAATCCACGACCTAGTCTTTTTTTTGATTGATCATCATTCATAATTTTACTCTTTGAACTAACTTCACAATAAATTACTTTTCTTACACTTTTTAAGCAGCAGTTTTTGCTTGTTTTTCGCGCTGAATAATCTCTGTTGCCAGTCGTAAATAGGCCTGACTACCAGCACATTTAAGATCATAAAGTAATGCCGGTTTACCAAAAGAAGGAGCTTCAGAAACACGTACATTACGTGGAATAACAGTACGGTAAACCTTCTCTCCCATAAAAGAGCGTACATCTTCAACAACTTGATTTGAAAGATTATTACGTCCATCGTACATCGTTAAAACAATACCTTGAATTTCTAAAGATGGATTTAGAGCATACCGTACTTGTTTTACTGTTTCAAGCAATTGGCTTAAACCCTCAAGTGCTAAAAATTCGCATTGCATTGGCACCAAAACAGAATCTGCCGCCCCCATAGCATTTAATGTTAAAAGATTAAGTGAAGGAGGACAATCAATCAAAATATAACTGAATTTTTGAGACACCATCTGATCATCACACAGAGCTTTGCGTAAGCGCTGAATACGATCTTGCGATGAAGCAATTTCCATTTCAACACCTAAAAGATCAAGT from Bartonella schoenbuchensis R1 harbors:
- a CDS encoding ParA family protein, yielding MSETRIIAIANQKGGVGKTTTAINLATALAAIGENILIMDIDPQGNASTGLGIDRNSRPLSSYDVLISGISVVDAALKTVVPNLHIVPSTLDLLGVEMEIASSQDRIQRLRKALCDDQMVSQKFSYILIDCPPSLNLLTLNAMGAADSVLVPMQCEFLALEGLSQLLETVKQVRYALNPSLEIQGIVLTMYDGRNNLSNQVVEDVRSFMGEKVYRTVIPRNVRVSEAPSFGKPALLYDLKCAGSQAYLRLATEIIQREKQAKTAA